One stretch of Narcine bancroftii isolate sNarBan1 chromosome 8, sNarBan1.hap1, whole genome shotgun sequence DNA includes these proteins:
- the LOC138741680 gene encoding tumor necrosis factor ligand superfamily member 10-like, translated as MAGQYSWSCSSDSAAPMISTSRRPPVNSKVLLGAVIGGVSLLLVQVVASVGLFVHFTREISKVKNQTSSQELQCLSSPDKLEQFISMETEDINDHFRKDPCWILVNKIRSFASKVTENASKQRIIKDVRNNLSPEVLKSAEQLDDRSTPCPSAHLTVRSDSLQDVPNFQDRSCRHLVKWGIGKGSSYIHNMTINHGKLRARQKGRYYIYSQTYFRYQHKDAADSEDHSAKSNEQPLVQCIYKMSTSYPLAILLMKSVRTKCWAENAEYGLNSIYQGGLFELEVGDEIFVAISDRELMDDNTASSYFGSFKLDV; from the exons ATGGCTGGTCAATACTCTTGGTCATGCAGTTCGGATTCCGCGGCTCCAATGATCTCGACGAGCCGCCGACCCCCCGTGAATTCCAAGGTGCTTTTGGGAGCTGTGATCGGCGGCGTTTCTTTGCTCTTAGTGCAAGTGGTGGCAAGTGTCGGATTGTTTGTACATTTCACGAGAGAAATTTCCAAG GTTAAAAATCAAACATCTTCCCAGGAGCTGCAGTGTTTGTCTAGTCCAGACAAACTTGAACAATTCATCAGTATGGAGACTGAAGACATAAATGACCACTTCAGGAAAGATCCTTGTTGGATTCTGGTGAACAAAATAAGATCATTTGCAAGCAAG GTAACAGAAAATGCTAGCAAACAACGTATAATAAAAG ATGTAAGAAACAATTTATCTCCAGAAGTTTTGAAGTCTGCAGAGCAGTTGGATGACAGATCAACACCCTGTCCCTCTGCTCATCTCACTGTACGATCTGACTCTCTGCAAG ATGTACCCAACTTTCAAGACAGATCATGCCGCCACCTTGTGAAATGGGGTATTGGAAAGGGGTCATCATACATCCACAACATGACTATCAATCATGGGAAATTACGAGCTAGACAAAAAGGCAGGTATTACATTTACTCCCAGACTTATTTCAGGTACCAGCACAAGGATGCAGCGGATTCTGAAGACCACTCTGCAAAATCTAATGAGCAGCCACTCGTGCAGTGCATATACAAGATGTCTACTTCGTATCCATTGGCAATCCTCCTCATGAAAAGTGTACGAACAAAATGTTGGGCGGAAAATGCAGAGTACGGTTTGAATTCCATCTACCAAGGAGGGCTTTTTGAATTAGAAGTTGGTGATGAAATATTTGTAGCCATCTCTGACAGAGAGTTGATGGATGATAATACAGCATCTAGCTACTTTGGATCCTTTAAACTGGATGTGTAA